The DNA window GAGGTTTTAAAGCCTTACAAACTCAATCTCTATAAACAATTTTATCTATGATCTCATGTACAATTTGATTGTAATCACTTGTGTTTCCAAAGACAACTCTATTTCTATGGTACCGAATGCCATAAACAACTCCAGCAATGGACAATTTGAAGAGTTTAGCCCTCCAACCTTTGTCCTTTCCCATGTTCATGATCCAAACTATTTCATCGTCCCATTTCTTGGGGATGGGTTTAATCTGTAACCAATGAAGAACAGctatccaatttttttaaaattcttcacACTCAAAAaacacatggttatccgtttctTCCATACCACAAAAGCTACAATCATTTGTGTTGATGAAACCAAGATGACACAGCCTACTCTTGGTAGCTAATCTTCTATGACATAACAGCCAAAGAATCAAAACAGCACACAGTCTCGctagattttgaaaacagaactTGCTACATTGAATGTTAGGGCTAGTATTGAAGGCTTGATACAATTCACCACAGCAAAACTTACCCTTCTGACACATATCAGCCCATTGTGTTTGATAATTCTGTACTAACTCTCTAACACTCAGAATTTCTTTCATGATCCATGTGCTAGTAGTTTTGGTACTGACCTCAAAAATGCTCTGGTTCTTCAGATAGTAAGAATGCACCCATTTAACCCATAAATTATCCGACTTATTACAAATATTCCAAAGCAGTTTCAGCATTGTGCATTTGTTCCATAAGTTTAGATTAATCACACCCAGGCTACCCTGTTTCAGAGGTTGACAGACAGTTTTCCAAGCAACTAAACTTTTGTGACTGACTTGGTCTTTACCTGTCCAGAGGAAGGATCTAAAAATAGCATCAATTTTGCAAATAACTGCTTTTGGTAGAGGAAAACACATCATCCAATAATTGGCAAGGGCAAAGGAAATGCTCTTGATTAACTGCAACCTTCCAGCATAAGTCAGAAGCTTAGAAGTTCAGATATGAGTCCTATGAACAATATTATCAATCAGGGCCATATAGTGATGAATAGAGAGCTTCTTACAAGTGATAGGGACCCCTAGATACTTGAAAGGCAGAGATCCTTCTTGAAACCCATAGAGACTAAGCAAAGTGTCCTTCATCTCCTGAGAAACAGCTCCAAAATACATTTTACTTTTACTCTTATTAATCTTCATACCTGTGGAATTCATAAAATTGTAAAAGGCTGCCAATAATAATTCTACAGACGTAGAATCACCTCTAGCCAACAGAAGAACGTCATCTGCAAACATCAAATTTGTGAGCTGCAGTCTTTCACATTTTGCATGATGGTTGAAATTAGGATCTAACTCCATCTGGTGAAGACATCTCTGCAGGTACTCCATAAGAATTGCAAACAGGTATGGGGAGATGGGATCCCCTTGCCTAATTCCTCTCTTTTCAATAAGAAGCTTTGACTGGGCTCCATTTATGTTGACTCTGTAGGAAACATTGGTTAGACTCTGCATTATCCAATTGAGACTTAGGAGGAATACCAAGTTCTTGCATCATGATCTCCAAAGCCTGCCAATTGATCATATTGTATGCTCTTTGTAAGTCAACCTGAAACATACATCTAGGAGGTCCCTGTTTACAGTTATAACCTTTTAGAAGCTCGTATGCCAAGAGAATGTGACTGTGAATTTGTTGGCCATGTATGAAGGCTGCTTGATTAATACTGACAATGCTCCGAATTACTTGGCTGAATCTAGCTGTCAAAATCCTTGAAAGGATTTTGTAAAAAGTAGAACATAAAAATATAGGCCTGAAATCCCTGATATATTTGGCAGTGGTACTTTTGGGAATAAGAGAAACCAAAGAACAATTGAAAGCTTTGTAAATTTTACCTTTATCAAAGTATTCATGAATGGCAGCAATAACATCAACTTTGATAGTGTTCCAGCTAACTTTAAATTTTTTTGCAGTATAGCCATCTAAGCCTGGAGCAGAGTTGTCATCAATACCCTTTAGAGCACTGTAAATATCATCCTCAGTAACTTTCCCTTCCAGGAGAATTTTCTGATCTCTATTCAGTTGGGATCCCCTTCTTAAAGCTCCAATATCAACACAGTCAAGAGACTGCTCCCTATAGCCCATGAGTTTTCCATAAAAATCAAGGACTTCTCTCTCAATATCATCTTGATGAGTAATAACTTGACCATTATCAGCTTCCCGCATAGTAAGGGCTTTGGTGGATTGCTTCAATCTGACTGATGCATGGAAGTATGAGTTATTACCATCACCATCCCTAAGCCATTTAATTTTAGACCTTTGTTTCATAATGCTTTCATCAATCTCATGCCACTTGATTAGATCTTCATTGTATCTCTTCACAGTGGCAATCTTCTCAAAATTCCATTTATCAATACTAAGATTCTTTTGAGCTTTGGTAAGGTTTTCCCTAGCTTGAATAATTTTCTGTTTGACTGATATTAGAGGTTTATTCATCTTGTAAAGCTCTTTTTGAAGTCTCTTCTGTTTATGCCAAAGAACAAAGCTAGGCCCTCCCTCAATTGTCTCACTCCAATTAGCTTGCACAACTTGGTGATAGCTCTCAGATTCAGTCAAACAGTTAAGGAATCTAAATCTCTTTTGCCTATTTAAAGGAATATCAGGATGGTGCAGTAAGAGTAAAGAATGGTCAGAAACATTGGGAGGTAAACCTTTGAGAGATTATTCTATATGAGCCTGGTACCAATCAGTGTTACCCAAGATCTTATCAATTATAGAGTAAATAGTACCTATGTTGTGTTTATTGGACCAAGTGTAGTAATCACCATTGTTGGTCATTTCTGCCAGGTCATTATTCCTCATCATATCTTCAAGATCTTTGAACTCAGCCTCTATAACAATTTTGCCACCAATCTTGTCCTGAGAGCAAAGAACATTATTAAAATCTCCAGCCAGACACCATGGGCCTTGGATGTTAAGATTATCTAACTCTTTCCATAAAACCTTTATTTGATCTAACCTATTCAATCCATAAATCGCAGTAAGCCAGAACATAAAGTCTCTTTGGTTATTATAGACTGCCATGTGTATCATTTGACTACTCAAAGTAACAACTTGAAGATCAATGTGATTAGGATCCCAATGAACCCAAATCCTGCCATTGGGGTGATAGCTGTAATTATCAATGAATTTCCCTCCAAGATGCAGCTTATTTCTAATAGTATCAGCTTGGCCTTGTTTGACCCTAGTTTCAATCAGAATATTGATGTGTGCCTTAAGCTCTATGAGACGGGAGCTAATCTCCCTGAGCTTAGCAGATTTATTGAGCCCCCTAACATTCCAAGCAACTAGCATTGACCAGAATCTTTCAGCATTTGCAAATCATTCAAAACTTGCAAAGCATCAAATCCATTCACACAAGACAAATTAGCATAATTGCTCTCAGTCATAGGCTTCTTACCTCTATCTCTACCACTTTTATTCACTTCAGTCCAATTCGGTTCCTCATTTGAAGCAGAGTTATCCTTTATCACAACAGGTTCAATCACACTTGTGGCTAAGGCTTCAATAATAATATCTTCAACCACTTCTGGTGTAGCTTTAGCAGACTCTTCATTCTTTGTTTTTGGTTTCCATTGCTTGGTTTTAGGCTTAGGTTGATCACAGTTATGTCCAGGTTTATGAAATCTATTGTAATATAAAGGCTTCCACTCATATTCAATAGGCTGCTCCATCTTATTCCCATATCTATCTCAAATGGTGATTTCTGTAGGGAGCTCCTTGGTAATGTCCATTTCCACCAGAATACGCGCATAGGAAACTCTCAGTTTGTTGGTTGTACATTCATCTGTCACTAAAGGATTCCCCAGTGCACTGCCAATCTTACTCAAGTTCATTTCACCCTAGAGGTATAGAGGCAGTTGTGGAAATTTAATTCAAATAGGAAGGGTACGTAAGAAGTCATCTTTCAGCTTGAAATCAGGGCTCCATTCCCTAATTAGGACTGGCATATTCCTAATAGTATAAGGTCCCTTCATTAATACATCATCCCTATCACTGAATGACTTGAATCTGATAATAAAATAACCCTCTTTATTGTAATACATGTCTGGCAATTGGATAAAATTCCACGTCTTGATCATGAAATTCTTCTGTGCATTCATACTAAGGTCTCCACCTATGACATACAAAATCAATGATGAAGCCCAGAAATTGAGTTTCGATTCTATATCTTCCACTCCAATTTCCACTTCAATAGCACCATTGACAATCTTGGGAGCAACACATTTCATGGATCTACCCTTTGCAGGGTTGCGGTTATCATTTAGAACATCCACCCATAGCTTTCTGCCTTCATTGTTCTGTGGGATTTCCTCCGATTTAGGGTTTGCAGAAAGGTTGGGGGTTTTCTCAACAACCAAAGTATGATGGGTTGAACTCGAGCTTAGTTGGTGATTCATAGTGTCACTAGTTAACTGCTTGCTAATAGGTGTTGATTTCAATGCAGAGTCCGACGGCGGAGGAACCAGTTTTTTCGGCCTCCCTCGTCCCATTCTCTATTgttccataataataataaatggatgattaaaatagataaataaataaaatctttaaaaataaataaatttggtaaaaaaaattaataaaataaaatgtgtaACACAACTCAAATAAAAGCAAGATTCACATTTGAAAAATATGTATCTTTATTGGAATCAAATATGGAAAATTCTACATAAACTTTAAAATTTGTAATTTATGCAATAAAACATAAGAGAATAATTCTAAATATACTATTTTCTTATTTATGTCACACTacaatatactccctccgtttctttttaagtgtcattttagcaaaaagctcttcaaccaagatagtggattgttagagttacttttcctatcatacccttatttatttttctctttccaaataaattcattcatacattctctttttccaataaaaaattaaaaaatgtgaggtggagttattgaaaaaataagggtataattgacaaattacaacattaaattataaaacgacacttaaataggaaaaaaaattcttctaaaacgacacttaaaaaggaacggagagaGTACAAAATAGTCTAATCTATTTTAACTCTTTCTTTTACGATGTTTAATGATCTTGGACTGCATCTCTGTCTTTACACAAACTTAATGCAATTAAAAtggataattttttattaaaaaaaaacaatttataaatcaaataaaaaactaaCCAATCTTTATTTCGTTCTATTGTTATCATGGTTGTTGAATGATTCTTCTTCATTCTTGTTCAAACCATGACTTGATTTTAATTAAACACATAAATAAAAAGCAAATTTCTAAAAAcccatataaattatttttaaacccAGATCTGTGTTATATGCcatcatttttttattatattttttattatgagTTTTCATATTAagatttaagtttttttaaaccTAAATCTAAGTTTTTCTTAAATCCAAATATATGTGGTTTGTTCTTTGTTCTTTGTTCTTCATTTTGCATTTTCATTGCATGTTTCAGAAATAATTTGAAAGAGGCTTTTGGTAGGTTTGGCATGTTTCAGACAAAAAAGAATTAGAAGAGGGTGGTTTTTAATCTGGTGTGTTTATGTGAGAATGAATGAGAATTGAAAAAATAGAGGAGATGAATGGTTGGAAGACAAAATAAATCTGACAAAATTTAGAAATtatgttttttataattaatttaattaaaattattctaTTAGAGTTTTTTTAAgggatttattcaattaaatttattatcaattttttattggattttttgttttctgatttttttaatttaaaatagttttaaaatattaattaataatgacaTGTCATGATTTAATACAATTAGAATATTCCATGTCATCAAGTATTGACCATCGAAAAATAACCCATCATTTCGTGAATTAACTTAAATAGgtagattttaattttattagaaaTAAAAGATAGGTaggaaacaaaaaaaattgtaaaaatatttaacattataTACTCAATTATTTTAACTATATATCatatgaaaatatattaaatactaactgaatatttttattaattgtcatATTATTAAAGGTGAATAAATTGTAACTAAGTGaataatcatttttaaatatttgattaaacaTATCTTTAAAGGTGATACTTTATGAGATTTTTGTTAGGGGTGGTATGAATAGGAGAATTAGGAGGCATATTGACATAGATACCTTGTATACATCTTCTTAAGTTTTGAGGATGCTTAGTGCATCATCTGGATCTTCGGATCGGTTGTATTAACTGTTTTTGGTAATAATAATatctttattccaaaaaaaatgaATATCATACTAGAAAGAAACCCAAcactaattttaaatttataaactaATTAACTTAATTGTAGAGCCATTAAAAACTAGTTATagaaaaaaaccatgaaaaaaatcaattaaacttATTTCCTCCCAATAAAAAGAATAATAGATTGTCACTGGATTCATTTGCAAAGATAGTGAGGAAAATATAGTTTCTTCGAATTGAAAGAATAATagatcttttatatatatttaatatatataaaaaatttaatatgtatATCGATAAGACTTTGGTTAATAGTTTATAGAAAGTTGGTTAATACAGTTTATAATTTGATTAATGAgttttcaaacataaaaaaatattaaatagtaaaataaaattggttaatagaATATAAAAATTAGTTAATACATTTATAATCCAGTGTCAGAACATGGTTAATACAatatattttattggttaattaattagtgAAAGTGATTAatgaattataataaaataattgattaatgtgtacatttttgtggttaatataattatgaagttggttaatgacacaaCCATATATTTATAttgtaaattaaattttaaaattttgttttttttttaaatttttttaaaaaaataatataattttaaaaaaaaatactgttTACCATATAAATACAATAAACAGTGTATACGGTATCAAATTTGAGTGTAGGTTTTGGTGTCAAAATAGCAAACATGTATATATAACTAGAGACAAATAGTAATATGTATAAAGGCAATATTATTATTGAAGCTCACATGAAGTACCATATTATTTTTATGTAACAATATTTTGCAAATTTGATGAGTTCAACACACCACTCATTCCAAAACAATGACTTATAAAGCCAATAGTATTGAAGCTAACATGAGCTACTATATTATTTTCTTGATGAAAAAATAGTTTGCAAATTTTATGAGTACATACACATCATTCATCCCCAAAAAATAATGTGTAACTGACTTGTATAGTAGATAAAGAGAAAAACACATGAGATCTAAATACTCTATAGAATGTAATTGAAAGTGATAGAAATAATCAAATGAATTTAGTAAAGTTGTACCAAACAAAAATAAgcataaaaaaaagttttaatatgTTATATTTAGGGTTGAATATTGGTCGTTCTTATAGGCATtactaaaaaaaacatatttaattttggAGACGAACGGGATTTAACTTTGGTTACAGAGGCGAGGTAACGAAAGACTACGTcatggatttttttattttatctctcgATTTTTGAATAACAAAGAGGATAGTTGAAATGGCTAATGGTTTGATTCGAACAAcaacattttatattttcaaaactagcgccACATACAGTTCGATTTCTATCTAAAAATCGAGGGGGAAAagacatatattaaaaaaaaatcaattgttttaacagaatattaaattatattatttacacataaattaaaatacaaattttcaATCTACAAGTACAAGTTTTTTTACAAATTCAAGTCTTCTTATTTGACTAAACCCTAACTGAACATATAACTTCTCAAACTTGATTtggaaaataattatatgaacaatTTTATTATATATGAAGAACAACTTACACTAATCAATGATTTTCTAGCATCCTCTAACTCATCATTAACCTCACGCTCTTTAATCGTTAAAATTTCTTCAATGTTTCAAGTTAGTTattcaaaatttctttttctactaattcattctTGAAAGACTAAAATTTGATTCTTTGAAAAATGAACAAATATGGAAGAAAGTTGAATAAAAACTAGAAGTACTGGAGAAATTTTTACAACTAAAAAGCAATATATAATTGATGAGTTGCAAAATGCTAGAAAAATATTAATGAGTGTAAGATATGTTTTAAatacaatataattttttatataattttttccaaaatcaatttaatatGTTATATGTTCAAAGAGGGGTTACTGAAAGAAACAATCAACATTAGGTATAATAACTCAACTAGACAAAACAAGATGAGATCTGCACACACAAAAAAACTAAATATCAATATCAATACTCAaactcaataacaacaactaaactaGAACATATAGATTTTTAAAACTTTGTATACTAAAAAATCTAAACAGCCTTACATTCTGAAAGATCAAAATTATTCAAAAGCTCGTTCATATACTTGATTTGATGAATGTAAGTTCCTTCTGGactttgattgatttgaattcctAGAAAGAACTTAAGCTCACCCATCAGACTTATTTCAAACTCTGTCTGCATAGACTTAAAAAATTCCTCACAAAAGGAGACATTAGTAGAACCAAAAATAATGTCATCCACAAAGATTTGAACAACAAGGGTATCATTTTTGAATGTTTTGCATAATAGAGTTGTGTCAACCATCCCTCTTGTAAAATTACATTTCAAAAGGAAATTGTGTAGTCTTTCATACCATGCTTTGAGAGCTTGTTTCAGAccgtacaatgatttctttagttgataaatataattaggattttggttattttcaaaattagGAGGTTGATGAACATACACTTCTTATGTTATGTAGCCATTAAAAAATGCCTTATTGACATCCATCAGATATAAAATGATATTATGATTACGAGTAAATGAAATAAGAAGTCAGATAGATTCTAATATGACAaatggtgcaaaggtttcagtatagtctattccttcttgctgactatagccttgTGCACTCATTCAGATTTATTTCTTACCACATCTCTTTACTCATTCTACTTATTTCTAATgcccatttagttccaataatGTGCTTTCCTTTGGGTTTTGGTataagatcccatacatcatttctgGAGAATTGATTAAATTATTCCTGCATGGCTAGAATCCAGTCAAAGTCGAGAAGATCTTCATTGATAGATGTTGGTTCTATGACACAGTCTAGGCCCGAAAgagttttttcatcttttttgaaTGAAGATCTAGTTATGATAAGTTTAGCTTTATCCCTTATAATTAGTTCCTCGGGATGTAGAATTTGTTGCATGAGCTTTCTAAGAGGTGTTGGAGTGTTGGTTTCTTCTGATTGAGCGCATCTAGAATTCTTGACTTCAGAGTCTTTGTCTTTGGAATCTTTATCTCTAGATTTTGAATA is part of the Vicia villosa cultivar HV-30 ecotype Madison, WI linkage group LG2, Vvil1.0, whole genome shotgun sequence genome and encodes:
- the LOC131651461 gene encoding uncharacterized protein LOC131651461, producing MEQPIEYEWKPLYYNRFHKPGHNCDQPKPKTKQWKPKTKNEESAKATPEVVEDIIIEALATSVIEPVVIKDNSASNEEPNWTEVNKSGRDRVAWNVRGLNKSAKLREISSRLIELKAHINILIETRVKQGQADTIRNKLHLGGKFIDNYSYHPNGRIWVHWDPNHIDLQVVTLSSQMIHMAVYNNQRDFMFWLTAIYGLNRLDQIKDKIGGKIVIEAEFKDLEDMMRNNDLAEMTNNGDYYTWSNKHNIGTIYSIIDKILGNTDWQKRFRFLNCLTESESYHQVVQANWSETIEGGPSFVLWHKQKRLQKELYKMNKPLISVKQKIIQARENLTKAQKNLSIDKWNFEKIATVKRYNEDLIKWHEIDESIMKQRSKIKWLRDGDGNNSYFHASVRLKQSTKALTMREADNGQVITHQDDIEREVLDFYGKLMGYREQSLDCVDIGALRRGSQLNRDQKILLEGKVTEDDIYSALKGIDDNSAPGLDGYTAKKFKVSWNTIKVDVIAAIHEYFDKGKIYKAFNCSLVSLIPKSTTAKYIRDFRPIFLCSTFYKILSRILTARFSQVIRSIVSINQAAFIHGQQIHSHILLAYELLKGYNCKQGPPRCMFQSLTNVSYRVNINGAQSKLLIEKRGIRQGDPISPYLFAILMEYLQRCLHQMELDPNFNHHAKCERLQLTNLMFADDVLLLARGMKINKSKSKMYFGAVSQEMKDTLLSLYGFQEGSLPFKYLGVPITCKDQVSHKSLVAWKTVCQPLKQGSLGVINLNLWNKCTMLKLLWNICNKSDNLWVKWVHSYYLKNQSIFEIKPIPKKWDDEIVWIMNMGKDKGWRAKLFKLSIAGVVYGIRYHRNRVVFGNTSDYNQIVHEIIDKIVYRD